A part of Desulfomicrobium baculatum DSM 4028 genomic DNA contains:
- a CDS encoding metallophosphoesterase family protein, with protein MILFAGDCHGDFIPVIEEAGEATAVVLLGDQEPLNDLAAELGPGVAPKTWWIYGNHDSDYLDYMTHHESMAERNLHCQVVEIGGLRVAGLGGVFRAKKFEIDQTTRLAEVDLDCPQDYREAWIKLRRGGRAYPADFTSIFPDDLKSLLALTGHVDVLVTHEAPESHPLGFPLLGDIARAMGVRMLIHGHHHERYSATLDGDIRVEGIGMARTAEGFFWLGQGLGDRS; from the coding sequence ATGATTCTGTTTGCAGGTGACTGCCACGGGGATTTCATCCCTGTCATCGAGGAGGCCGGCGAGGCCACGGCTGTAGTGCTCCTGGGCGACCAGGAGCCGCTGAACGACCTTGCCGCGGAGCTGGGGCCTGGCGTGGCCCCGAAGACGTGGTGGATCTACGGGAACCACGACAGCGATTACCTCGACTACATGACACACCACGAATCCATGGCCGAGCGGAACCTGCACTGCCAGGTGGTCGAGATCGGGGGCTTGCGGGTCGCGGGTCTGGGCGGGGTGTTCCGCGCAAAGAAGTTCGAAATTGACCAGACCACGCGCCTGGCCGAAGTGGATCTGGACTGCCCACAGGACTACCGGGAAGCATGGATTAAACTTCGGCGAGGCGGACGAGCGTACCCCGCAGACTTCACCTCGATCTTTCCTGACGATTTAAAATCCTTGCTGGCGCTGACAGGACACGTGGATGTTTTAGTCACACACGAGGCACCCGAGTCTCACCCGCTCGGTTTCCCACTCCTCGGTGACATTGCCCGTGCCATGGGCGTCAGGATGCTGATCCACGGCCACCACCACGAACGCTACAGCGCCACCCTGGACGGTGACATTCGCGTGGAAGGGATCGGAATGGCGAGAACCGCCGAAGGTTTTTTCTGGCTGGGCCAAGGTCTGGGAGACCGGTCATGA
- a CDS encoding DUF6088 family protein — MKKKSVIEIVRQMVEQIPVAQSFGFADFGDLATTRRRALSRALRQMVKDKEIRRAYPGRFYRPRASDRFGPMELFGRELLREALDVGYPAGSWAHNDLGLSTQVPMVLTIATPSWTHERRFGYQKVRYIQSTIKEIPKVHAARLALMILDALKEIRHVSDSSPNHVVNQLFLLFKQHVTIEHLGYLLKYGLQYPPQVRALLGAIFEIEKHLHLSEMLRKTLNPRTEYFVGVDKALPNFKKWKLVGPGRTYRAWERRWKKRRNEAQKFEP, encoded by the coding sequence GTGAAAAAAAAAAGCGTCATCGAGATTGTGAGGCAGATGGTCGAGCAGATACCGGTTGCTCAGAGCTTCGGCTTCGCTGATTTCGGGGATCTGGCCACGACCAGGCGCAGGGCGCTCTCGCGGGCACTGCGACAGATGGTCAAGGACAAGGAGATCCGGCGGGCATACCCGGGCCGGTTCTACCGGCCAAGGGCGTCGGACCGTTTCGGCCCTATGGAGCTTTTTGGCCGTGAACTGCTGCGCGAGGCCCTGGATGTGGGCTATCCTGCCGGCTCATGGGCGCATAACGACCTCGGACTTTCTACACAAGTCCCGATGGTCTTGACTATTGCGACGCCTAGTTGGACTCATGAGAGGCGTTTTGGATACCAGAAAGTGCGCTATATACAATCTACAATTAAAGAAATCCCGAAGGTGCATGCGGCAAGGCTGGCACTTATGATTCTTGATGCACTCAAAGAAATACGTCACGTCAGTGATTCGTCACCGAATCACGTTGTGAACCAACTTTTTTTACTCTTCAAACAGCACGTGACGATCGAGCATCTTGGTTATCTTTTGAAGTATGGACTGCAATATCCTCCGCAGGTACGGGCGTTGCTTGGTGCGATATTTGAAATTGAGAAGCATCTGCACTTGAGCGAAATGCTTCGCAAAACATTGAATCCGAGGACTGAATACTTTGTTGGCGTTGATAAGGCTTTGCCAAATTTTAAAAAATGGAAATTGGTTGGACCTGGGCGGACTTATAGAGCGTGGGAACGGCGGTGGAAGAAAAGAAGAAATGAAGCACAGAAATTTGAACCATGA
- a CDS encoding metallophosphoesterase family protein: MKIIIMGDIHADFGSLNQFLNKKKPDIVLQCGDFGWWPHRHGTEKITRNRRFDQYSIKPQSTKIYWCDGNHENHDDLQERVKAAPDGPIEIPVPGCFYMPKGSILTLDDGRNILFFGGAMSTDKEGRVEGDDWWAGEVPTKTDLEHARAQVLAHGGRVDMVISHTGPLAFLQQLPKNKIDHDRLMDPTVALLDIILGEFHPKQWFFGHFHLHAKGVDHGCAWQCLSGEGLGGKWWVEVG, translated from the coding sequence ATGAAAATTATCATCATGGGCGACATTCACGCAGATTTTGGGTCGTTGAACCAGTTTCTGAACAAAAAGAAGCCGGACATTGTTCTGCAATGCGGAGATTTCGGCTGGTGGCCACATCGACACGGAACAGAGAAAATCACCAGAAATCGCCGATTCGATCAGTATTCCATCAAGCCGCAAAGCACAAAAATATACTGGTGCGACGGGAATCACGAAAATCACGACGATCTGCAGGAACGCGTGAAGGCTGCCCCGGACGGACCGATTGAGATCCCGGTTCCGGGATGCTTCTACATGCCCAAGGGCTCAATCCTGACCCTGGACGACGGCAGAAACATACTCTTCTTTGGTGGGGCGATGTCAACGGACAAGGAGGGCCGCGTTGAGGGCGATGACTGGTGGGCCGGGGAAGTGCCTACAAAGACGGACCTGGAGCACGCCCGGGCACAAGTCCTGGCCCACGGAGGGCGGGTCGACATGGTGATCTCGCACACGGGGCCTTTGGCCTTCTTGCAGCAGCTCCCGAAGAACAAGATTGACCATGACCGGCTTATGGATCCCACAGTGGCGCTTTTGGACATAATTTTGGGCGAGTTTCACCCAAAGCAGTGGTTCTTTGGGCACTTCCACTTACACGCAAAGGGAGTGGATCATGGCTGCGCCTGGCAGTGCCTGTCCGGCGAAGGCCTTGGGGGCAAGTGGTGGGTGGAAGTGGGATGA